The DNA segment CGGAAGTTTATCTGCCATTACTTACCTTGAAGTCCTTTGTTTGCCGTATGCCGATTTGTAAGCATTGTACACAGCTCACCGGAATTTACTTTATTCTTATTTGACAATATTGCCATTTTTATAGCATCGGTGCATGCAAGCACAATCTCTGAATGGCTTAATTCATTACTTTTTGATAGGACAGATTTCCACTCAAAACGAGTTGCTTTAAAAGTGCCAAGTGTATTTTCAATAAGCTGTTTTCGTTCTGTCTCAGTGGGGTTTTTATAATAAAGCACATCATCAAAACGGCGAAAAAGTGCTTTATCCAATAATTTTGGGTTATTAGTTGCAGCTATAACAATACTATCCGAAGTATCCTGTTCAATAAATTGCAGAAATGC comes from the bacterium genome and includes:
- a CDS encoding ATP-binding protein — its product is SPGTGKTMTAGVLAHELNLPLNTIQVDRLVTKFMGETSAKLRQIFDLMQKELGVYLFDEFDAIGGERSMDNDVGEMRRVLNAFLQFIEQDTSDSIVIAATNNPKLLDKALFRRFDDVLYYKNPTETERKQLIENTLGTFKATRFEWKSVLSKSNELSHSEIVLACTDAIKMAILSNKNKVNSGELCTMLTNRHTANKGLQGK